From Weissella diestrammenae, a single genomic window includes:
- the plsY gene encoding glycerol-3-phosphate 1-O-acyltransferase PlsY, translating to MTGTHVVISIIIAYLLGAIPFGYWIGKFIYHKDLLTLGSGNIGTTNTFRILGKIPGTVVFVLDILKGTAAASMAYVWGPLPTSQHYWVLIIGVVAVIGHTFSFWLNFKGGKGVATSLGILLAYSPTLFVWSFCFFVFGLLISSMVSVASILGFLMSSILFWVIDDTILATVCSILMLFVVYLHRSNIQRIIHGTENTIKFGLPYWIKK from the coding sequence ATGACCGGAACACATGTGGTGATTAGCATTATTATTGCTTATTTATTAGGCGCCATTCCTTTTGGATACTGGATTGGGAAATTTATTTATCATAAAGATTTGTTGACTTTAGGGTCTGGAAATATTGGAACTACTAATACATTTCGGATTTTGGGGAAAATTCCTGGGACGGTGGTTTTTGTATTAGATATCTTAAAGGGAACGGCAGCAGCATCGATGGCGTATGTTTGGGGGCCGTTACCAACTTCACAACATTATTGGGTCCTCATTATTGGGGTTGTAGCAGTGATTGGACATACCTTTTCATTTTGGTTGAATTTTAAGGGCGGAAAAGGCGTTGCAACTTCGTTGGGGATTTTATTGGCATACTCACCAACACTATTTGTTTGGTCATTTTGTTTCTTTGTTTTTGGTTTACTGATTTCGAGCATGGTTTCGGTTGCATCAATTTTAGGTTTTCTAATGAGTTCCATTCTATTTTGGGTGATTGACGATACCATTTTGGCAACTGTCTGCTCAATATTAATGCTTTTTGTTGTCTATTTACATCGTTCAAATATTCAACGAATTATTCACGGTACTGAGAATACAATTAAGTTTGGTTTACCTTATTGGATTAAAAAGTGA